The sequence below is a genomic window from Mycobacterium spongiae.
CGAACCCGGGAATCACGATGTCCGGAACGACCAGCGGACCGAAGTTGATGGTCTGGTGAATATTGATCGGGATGTCGGGGAGGATCTGGATCGGCTCGAGGGTGATGGGGCCGATGCCGCTGTCGAGGCCAAAGCCGATGGGGATCTGGGGAATGGAGACGGTTCCGTCCACCGCGCCGAAGAGCCCCTGGTTATCACCCACCCAGAACGCGCCGTTGTTGAAGTTGCCCGCGATGAAGGCGCCGGTGTTGACATGACCGGAGTTCGCCAGGCCCGTGTTGATGCTGCCGGTGTTCAGCCAGCCGGTGTTGATGCTGCCCGGATTGACATCACCGGTGTTGGTGTCACCGGCGTTGAAGCTCCCCGTGTTGTAATGACCCGTATTGGCGATGCCGGTGTTGAAATTCCCGGCGTTGAACAGTCCCGTGCTGGCCATCCCGGAGTTCCCGATACCGGTGTTGTAGGCCCCCGAGTTCCCGATACCGAAGTTCCCGGTGCCGGTGTTGAAGAACCCGACATTGCCGGTGCCGGAGTTGAACAACCCGAGATTGCCGGTCCCGGAGTTCCAGCCCCCGAACCCGGTTAAATTGTCGCCGACCAAGCCGATCCCGGTGTTGTTGTTCCCGGTGTTGGCCAACCCGATGTTGCCTACACCCAGGTTTCCGAAACCAACGTTGCTGCTGCCGGCGTTGCCCCACCCAACATTGCCGATACCCGGGACCAAGCCCAAAGCAGAATTACCGAACCCGACGTTCCCGGAGCCGATATTGCCGAACCCGACGTTACCGCGACCGACGTTGGCTGCGCCCCAATTCTGGCCACCGATATTTGCCCCGCCGAGGTTGAGCTCCCCGACGTTACCCACGCCGATGTTGTAATTGCCCACGTTCGCCGCACCCGCATTCAGCGTCAGCACACTGCCGGGATTGGCGACCAGAGCCGCGGCGAAGGTGCTGACACCTGCCAGAGGAGCCAACCCCCGCAGCGCCTGAGCTGGCGCGCCAAACACCGGCAACGCCGACATCGCGGCCGAGGCGCCCGTGTGATAGCCGACCAGCGCCGCCACATCCTGCGCCCACATCAGCTCGTAGTCGGCCTCCGCGGCCGCGATCAACGCCGTGTTCTGCCCGAACAGGTTCGACAGCGCCAGCGCTCGCATCATCGCGCGGTTGGCCGCGATCACCACCGGATCCACCGTGGCCGCCAACGCCGCCTCAAACGCCCCCGCAACTACCCGCGCCTGCCCCGCCGCCTCCTGCGCCTGGGCCGCAGTGACACTCAGCCACCCCGCATACGGGGCCGCCGTGCCAGCCATCGCTGCCGCCGCCGCGCCGTGCCAGGAATCGTCCACCAACCCTGTGGTGACCGACCCGAACGCAACTGCCGCCGACCCCAACTCGACAGCCAGTCCCTCCCACGCCGCTGCCGCCGCCAACAACGGCCCCGGCCCCGGCCCGCCATACATCAATGCGGAATTGATTTCCGGCGCCAATACCGGAAAGTCCATCGTCCCAGGCCCCTCTCAGCCGATCGACACCACAAGCGGTCCTGGACTAACCCCGTCGATACAGCCCGAATAACCGTCAGTTCCTCGTTGCTGAGCTACTCCATATGCGCGCTTCAGGACGCGTCATCAGAATATACAGCGAACACCGCTAGCTCACTGAAGTTTGGAAATAGTTTTTCTGGCAAGCAATTGGTCGCCGCACCACCCCGACCGGGTTGCCGGTATCGATGTTTGCTGAAAGCGCGACCATTCCGCCCTGACGAAACCCGCGTTGAACAAGCCCGCACCCACCATCGACCGCGGCAACGCCGGTGTGCGCCCTGCGCTGACTCGCAAGCCACTCAGGCGCGCGGCCACGCTCGCGGGCCAACACGACCGATCCGAGCCTCGCCGGCCCGAGCTGCCCAAACTCAAGCGCGCTGCAGTCAGCGATCCCGACCGCACCATCACCGACCGCACCAATTTCAGCGCTCACGGCCCCGCCGGCACGGGCGACCGACGCAGGTTGCCGCACCCGACGACACGAAGTGGGCGCAATCTCCGAACCATGTCGGACACGCCGAGGTCCAACAACCCCGCCCACCGCAAACCCTTCGCTAAACCACGAGCCGGCCACAGGTTGAGCGGGTTTGAGTCGCATTGGCGCCAACGTTGACGCAGCCCAAAATGCACGGCGTTATGCGGCGTTGGCGCCTCACCGCGGAGCCGCTATCGCCGGGATTGCCACCGTGGGAAGAATCGTCAACTTTCACGCCACCCCGGACTCACGCGGGCGAAACCGATCAGGGTGCGCCGGTCCCGCCCTGCCCGCCGGTCCCGCCGGTCCCGCCCGTCCCGGCGATCGTTCCATTGCGCGATCCGCCGATGTCGCCGGGGCCGCCGGGGCCACCCGGGTTCGTGCTGCCGGTGCCGCCGACGCCGCCGTCACCGCCCTTGCCGCCATTGCCACCGAAACCGCTGTTGATGCCGCCGGCGCCATTGCCTCCCGTGCCGCCAGTACCACCGACACCGCCCATGCCGCCGGTGCCGGTGCCACTCTGACCGCCCATGCCGCCGTCGCCGCCGGTGGCGCCGTTGCCGCCGTTGCCACCGGACGAGCCGACGCGCGCGCCGTCGCCGCCATTGCCGCCGGAACCGCCGGAACCGCCGGAACCGCCGGTGCCGGTGCCAGTGCTTCCGCCGGGGCCACCCTTGCCGCCGGAGCCGCCGGGTCCACCGTTCTGGCTCGTACCAACCCTGCCGGGGGCGCCGTCGGAACCGTCGCCGCCGGCACCGCCGTCGCCGCCGGCACCGGTGCCGCTGGCACCGCCGGCACCGCCGGCACCGCCGCGGCTACCGGCACCGGGCGGGCCACCAGCGATGGCGGCGGCGCCGCCGCGACCACCGGCACCGCCGGCACCGCCGTCGCCGCTGGTACTGGCGCCGCCGGCTCCACCCGTGCCGCCGACGCCGGCGCCGGCGCCGGTCACGCTGGTGCCGCCGATGCCGCCCACTCCACCGATGCCGCCGTTGCCGCTGATGCTGGTGCCGCCGATGCCGCCGGCTCCACCAATGCCGCCCACGAGGCCCAAGCTGCCGTCGCCGCCGCGGCCGCCGGCACCCCCGGCTCCGCCGGTGCCGGTGCCGCTGTCGCCACCGGCGCCGCCGGCTCCGCCCATGCCAGCCGGGATGTTGGGGCCTGACAAATCGCGGACGGCGCTGCCGCCGTTGCCGCCGCGGCCGCCGTTGCCGCCGTCACCCGCCAGCCCGCCGCTACCGCCGGCCCCGCCGGTGCCCCCTTCGCCACCGTCGAAACCCCAGCCACCGTCGCCGCCTGAGCCACCCTTGGAGGTGGCCCCGGTCGCGCCCGCTTGACCCGCGGTGGACCCGGCCCCGCCGACCCCACCCGCGCCGCCGTCACCGGAGCGGCCGCCACTGCCCCCGTTGCCGCCGTCATTGCCGTTTCCGGTGGCATCGGCACCGCGCCCACCATTACCGGGGGTGCCACCGTCACCGCCGGCACCACCGTCACCGCCAACACCATCGACGCCGGCCACCGCGGTCCCCCCGGCTCCACCCGCGCCACCAGCTCCACCGTTCCCGCCGCGACCGCCGTCCTGACCATTGGCACCGGGGTCAGTCGCGGTCGCCCCGTTGGCTCCGTCGCCACCGTGGCCGCCGCGCCCGCCAGTGCCGCCTGCCCCGCCGTTACCGCCTTGGCTACCGCCGGCTCCCCCGGTTCCGCCAGCACCACCGTTGCCGGCCTGCTGTCCCACGTCACCCGGGTCCATCGCGTTCACCCCGCCACCGCCATTGCCCCCACGGCCACCGGTGCCGCCGTCACCGAGCAGCCCGCCAGCACCGCCTTCACCGCCGGTTCCGCCGGAGCCGCCAGCAACGCCGGCGAAGCCGGCCGAACCCCAGCCACCGTCGCCGCCTGTACCACCCTTGGAGGTGGCCCCGGTCGCGCCCGCTTGACCCGCGGTGGACCCGGCCCCGCCGACCCCACCCGCGCCGCCGTCACCGGAGCGGCCGCCACTGCCCCCGTTGCCGCCGTCATTGCCGTTTCCGGTGGCATCGGCACCGCGCCCACCATTACCGGGGGTGCCACCGTCACCGCCGGCACCACCGTCACCGCCAACACCATCGACGCCGGCCACCGCGGTCCCCCCGGCTCCACCCGCGCCACCAGCTCCACCGTTCCCGCCGCGACCGCCGTCCTGACCATTGGCACCGGGGTCAGTCGCGGTCGCCCCGTTGGCTCCGTCGCCACCGTGGCCGCCGCGCCCGCCAGTGCCGCCTGCCCCGCCGTTACCGCCTTGGCTACCGCCGGCTCCCCCGGTTCCGCCAGCACCACCGTTGCCGGCCTGCTGTCCCACGTCACCCGGGTCCATCGCGTTCACCCCGCCACCGCCATTGCCCCCACGGCCACCGGTGCCGCCGTCACCGAGCAGCCCGCCAGCACCGCCTTCACCGCCGGTTCCGCCGGAGCCGCCAGCAACGCCGGCGAAGCCGGCCGAACCCCAGCCACCGTCGCCGCCTGTACCACCCTTGGAGGTGGCCCCGGTCGCGCCCGCTTGACCCGCGGTGGACCCGGCCCCGCCGACCCCACCCGCGCCGCCGTCACCGGAGCGGCCGCCACTGCCCCCGTTGCCGCCGTCATTGCCGTTTCCGGTGGCATCGGCACCGCGCCCACCATTACCGGGGGTGCCACCGTCACCGCCGGCACCACCGTCACCGCCAACACCATCGACGCCGGCCACCGCGGTCCCCCCGGCTCCACCCGCGCCACCAGCTCCACCGTTCCCGCCGCGACCGCCGTCCTGACCATTGGCACCGGGGTCAGTCGCGGTCGCCCCGTTGGCTCCGTCGCCACCGTGGCCGCCGCGCCCGCCAGTGCCGCCTGCCCCGCCGTTACCGCCTTGGATACCGCCGGCTCCCCCGGTTCCGCCAGCACCACCGTTGCCGGCCTGCTGTCCCACGTCACCCGGGTCCATCGCGTTCACCCCGCCACCGCCATTGCCCCCACGGCCACCGGTGCCGCCGTCACCGAGCAGCCCGCCAGCACCGCCTTCACCGCCGGTTCCGCCGGAGCCGCCAGCAACGCCGGCGAAGCCGGCCGAACCCCAGCCACCGTCGCCGCCTGTACCACCCTTGGAGGTGGCCCCGGTCGCGCCCGCTTGACCCGCGGTGGACCCGGCCCCGCCGACCCCACCCGCGCCGCCGTCACCGGAGCGGCCGCCACTGCCCCCGTTGCCGCCGTCATTGCCGTTTCCGGTGGCATCGGCACCGCGCCCACCATTACCGGGGGTGCCACCGTCACCGCCGGCACCACCGTCACCGCCAACACCATCGACGCCGTCAGCACCGAAGAAGAACCCGCCCTTGCCGCTGGCCCCGGCGTTGCCGCCGCCGCCGCCCTGGCCACCGGCACCGCCGTGACCGCCGTGCTGACCATTGGTGCCCGGGTCCATCGCGGCGGCGCCGGCGGCGCCTGCCCCGCCGGCACCACCGGCCCCGCCGGCCCCTCCCATACCGCCGGCTCCGCCGTTGCCGAACAACAACCCGCCGTTACCGGCGACTCCACCTTGCCCGCCGGTACCGCCGCTACCACCGAGACCGCCGTCCGGCGCACTCATGGTGCCCGCGGTGCCGAGGGTGCCGGCGGCGCCTGCCCCGCCGGCACCGCCGGCACCACCGTTGCCGAACAACAATGCGCTGCCGCCGACACCGCCGGCCCCACCTCCGACCCCGCCGGTGCCGCCGGCCCCGCCGTGGCCGAACAACAACCCCCCGGTACGACCTATCCCGCCGGCCGCACCGGCCCCGCCCATCCCCCCGGAACCACCGTTGCCAATCAGCCCCGCGGCGCCACCGGCCCCACCGGCCTGGCCCGGCGCACCCGACCCGCCGGCCCCGCCGCTACCCCACAGAATCCCGCCATCGCCGCCCCTAGCCCCGGTTCCTGGCGCCGCGTTGGCGCCGTCGCCGATCAACGGGCGCCCGAACAGCACCTGGGTGGGTGCATTGATCACACCCAGAACCTCGCGCTCAAGGGCCTGCAGCGGCGAGGCATTGGCCGCCTCAGCGGCCGCATACGCACCCCCCGCACTGGTCAATGCCTGCACGAACTGGGCATGAAAGGCCGCTGTCTGCGCGCCGAGCGCCTGATAATCGCGGCCAAAACCAGAAAAC
It includes:
- a CDS encoding PE family protein, with translation MSYLSATPEIVVSAAAEVQSIGSALGAANAAAAVPTTAVLAAGADEVSAAIAALFSGFGRDYQALGAQTAAFHAQFVQALTSAGGAYAAAEAANASPLQALEREVLGVINAPTQVLFGRPLIGDGANAAPGTGARGGDGGILWGSGGAGGSGAPGQAGGAGGAAGLIGNGGSGGMGGAGAAGGIGRTGGLLFGHGGAGGTGGVGGGAGGVGGSALLFGNGGAGGAGGAGAAGTLGTAGTMSAPDGGLGGSGGTGGQGGVAGNGGLLFGNGGAGGMGGAGGAGGAGGAGAAGAAAMDPGTNGQHGGHGGAGGQGGGGGNAGASGKGGFFFGADGVDGVGGDGGAGGDGGTPGNGGRGADATGNGNDGGNGGSGGRSGDGGAGGVGGAGSTAGQAGATGATSKGGTGGDGGWGSAGFAGVAGGSGGTGGEGGAGGLLGDGGTGGRGGNGGGGVNAMDPGDVGQQAGNGGAGGTGGAGGIQGGNGGAGGTGGRGGHGGDGANGATATDPGANGQDGGRGGNGGAGGAGGAGGTAVAGVDGVGGDGGAGGDGGTPGNGGRGADATGNGNDGGNGGSGGRSGDGGAGGVGGAGSTAGQAGATGATSKGGTGGDGGWGSAGFAGVAGGSGGTGGEGGAGGLLGDGGTGGRGGNGGGGVNAMDPGDVGQQAGNGGAGGTGGAGGSQGGNGGAGGTGGRGGHGGDGANGATATDPGANGQDGGRGGNGGAGGAGGAGGTAVAGVDGVGGDGGAGGDGGTPGNGGRGADATGNGNDGGNGGSGGRSGDGGAGGVGGAGSTAGQAGATGATSKGGTGGDGGWGSAGFAGVAGGSGGTGGEGGAGGLLGDGGTGGRGGNGGGGVNAMDPGDVGQQAGNGGAGGTGGAGGSQGGNGGAGGTGGRGGHGGDGANGATATDPGANGQDGGRGGNGGAGGAGGAGGTAVAGVDGVGGDGGAGGDGGTPGNGGRGADATGNGNDGGNGGSGGRSGDGGAGGVGGAGSTAGQAGATGATSKGGSGGDGGWGFDGGEGGTGGAGGSGGLAGDGGNGGRGGNGGSAVRDLSGPNIPAGMGGAGGAGGDSGTGTGGAGGAGGRGGDGSLGLVGGIGGAGGIGGTSISGNGGIGGVGGIGGTSVTGAGAGVGGTGGAGGASTSGDGGAGGAGGRGGAAAIAGGPPGAGSRGGAGGAGGASGTGAGGDGGAGGDGSDGAPGRVGTSQNGGPGGSGGKGGPGGSTGTGTGGSGGSGGSGGNGGDGARVGSSGGNGGNGATGGDGGMGGQSGTGTGGMGGVGGTGGTGGNGAGGINSGFGGNGGKGGDGGVGGTGSTNPGGPGGPGDIGGSRNGTIAGTGGTGGTGGQGGTGAP